The DNA segment TCAACAAGAGAGTGGAAATGAAATTGAGATGAAATTTAGAAGAGAAGACATTCGAGTTCGAGACGGTCAGAGGGTATCAGCAGTTTTTGGCTATACCGAAAGTAAAACTAGCTACTGGCTAATCTTTATCAACCATGATAGTAACAAATGGTATTGGGTAGATACACCTTATTCATTTTTTAGGAAGCTTGAAATATTTGTATTGTTATCAGATTGGTGGATTGCATTTTTTCTAGCAGTCATTGCTATCTCTCTAGTTGTCTCTTCAGAGTGGGCGATTTTTGGAATAATTGTTGGAACTTTTGGAATTATATTTCTTATAATTCAGAGATGTCGATGTCAATTAGCTTGGAATATGGTAAAGCCTCAAATTATTGAGATATTATCTCAATTAAGAGAATAAAGTAATTTTCCATTCATGAAAAGCAGTTGCTGCGTTAACCGGTCGAACAATCTGCTTGCACACTGACTGTATTGAAATGCTTGATTAAGAACGAAAGTTTACTAGCGGCGGATGAAGAGGCGCGTTAAACATCTTTGAAAAAAGCGATGGGCAAAGCCCGGTCTCCGACCATCGCGCAATATCCAAACAAAGAAATCAATCGTAAAAAATACTCACGCCCGAATCACAGTAATCCGACGCTGATTTTCCGTCAGCACAACCTGAGTTGACAAACGTTCTTCCATTGGGAGGGCATTTTTACGCCTGTCAAACACAAATAACCAACCAAAATCCAACCCCAAACGAGCTAAGTAGGATTCTAACTGCTCAATTCCCTCAGCTTGGGGGTCACGCTTTTTCTCCCGCCATACCTTTAACTCGATACCTAACATGACATCTTTGTAACGCAGACATAAATCCATTCTGTCACTACCAATTGCATATTCCCGTTCTAGGGTTCCACCACCATTAACAACACGATGTAAGAAAGCCATTAATACGATGTGAGGGGCGATTTCATGATAGCCAGTGCTACCTAATAACGGTTCTCCATGCTGTCGCCAAAACTTGAGAAATGCTGCCAGTAGCCCATCTATATTTAACTCTCCTTCTGGGGTTAACCAAGTGGGTGCAATCACTGGTAAAGAAGCCATTGGTGTCACCGTTAACACCCTGGGCAAAACTTCTCGATAAATGGGATTAGCAATGGTTAATCCACCTTGGGGGTGCATTTTACATAAACCTAAATCAATCACAAATTGAATGTCATCATTGGGTATATCCCCCAATTCCAAACCCGCTAACATCGGCTCGATAATTGCTTTGATTCTTGGTTCTCGTAAGCGTTCAGCTAAACTATCAAGATGAGTATCTTGACGAGCAATTAATATTTCTTTAGCTTGTAAAATATGTTCTTTAGTAATAGCAATACTTCTATCTTTCACCATTTTTTCCACAACTTCTTTAGCCAGAGCATTCACTAACCAAGGTTGTCCTTGGGTTAAATCAAAGGCTGTTGCTGTGGCTTCTGGTGTGAAAATTTGTCCTGTTTCTTGTGTATGTTGTTGATATAGTTCTGCCACTTCCTCGGCATTGAAATTTCTCAGGGTAATGGAAGTGACTTTAATATTAAAAGGACTGGATGTGTTTAATCTGTCACTCCCACCGGATGCTACTTTATAATCTCGCACATCTCTTAAACCGATTAATCCCACCGATGAGGGAAAATTTTCTGGACGATTAGGAAAACCATCTCGTAATTGTCGTAAAACTGAAATTAATGTTTGGTCTTGTAAGGAATCAATTTCATCTATAAATAATACTATTGGAAGATTTATAGCTCTTGACCAAGCTCTTAAAAAAGCCTTAATTCTATTTCCTGCTTCTTGCTGTTGCGATTGTTTAGCTGATGGTTGTAATTCTGGAGGTAATCTATCCTCAATCGTATCATACCAAGTTCCCAAAATTGCCAATTCTGCCGCACCTGGATCATGATTGAATGCACTTCCCACCTCGACCGATACCATTACTGCTGCATAACGTCCTGTATCAGTAAGTTGCTGTGCTAAAGCTAACATTGTGGTGGTTTTCCCTGTTTGTCATGGTGCATGAAGGACAAAATAACTACGCTGTTGGATTAGCTCCTCCAAATCTGGTAATCGTGTTGTTGGAGATAGCATATAGTGGATATCGTCTTCACATGGACCTGCAATATTGAACCAGCGAGGCATGGGATTTTGGCAGTTGGCGGACACTTTGAGTTTAGACGATTTTGGGGTTGGAGTGAGGCAATGTAGGGAAAAGTTAGGTAACGCCTGAGAAAAGCAAATAACTTTTAGTAGATAAAAATAAATGGATTGATGATATTTCTGGAGTGGCTTTATTGCCTAATTTAAGGAAAAATCAGGGAATCATTGCACCTATCCTGGTAAATCCTGACTACATAAGCAATTTCCTAATTTATTTCCATATAACTGCTGTGCGGCCATTGTCCGCCAAACAGGGCGTAAATTTCTACGGGTTTGCTGGAAATGGTCACGCCGAGTTCATAAGATTTACCTGTGTAGGCAGAAAAGCGGCGGACGGCTTCATCGTAGAAGCGGCTACTACGGTATTTTTTATTTGTTAGGTCAATGGCGAACAATCCATAAAAGTAGCGGGGGATGCTTTGGATGGTTTCGACAATTTGACCGAGGTTTCTGGCTAAGATGGCGTTGCGGGGAACGGTTGTATTCCATGCTGTATCTAATGCCCATGATGCAGAGGTTAAGTGAGAAGCACCGCAGATACCGCAGATACGAGGCGTAACAATTAATCCAGCTTGGGGGTCTTTACCACGAAGAATGATTTCAAAGCCGCGAAATAGTTCGGCGTGTGTCCAGGCGTTAACTACCCTTCCGTCTTCTATTTCCACACGGACATCTAAATCACCCTCGACTCTACCGACGGGTGATATATCTAATGTTTTGATTGTCATATTTGTTAGTTGTTGGTTGTCGGTTGTCGGTTGTCAGTAGCAACTGACCATTGACTACTGACCACTGACTAAACTGTGAAAAAGTCTTCTTCTGCCCATTTGGGGGCTGTGTCTTTAGCCACCATTGTGAGGACAGCGTAGTTTTTATTGCTTACTCCTGGCGGTAGTTCTTTGGGTACTCCCATGATGGTTTGGGTTTTAAATACGGTTCCGGGTTTGAGGTCGAAGAAGGGGAACTCTGGTTCTGTGCAACCTAAACAGGGCATTCCGGCGCGGGTTTTGGAGGAGACGCGATTCCAGAGGATGCGGTTGCAGGAGGAATGAGTCATGGGGCCGCGACAACCCAAGTCGTAGAATAAACAGCCTTTGCGTTGTCCAAATTCGGCGGTGGTGGCTTTGTAGGCGAAGTGGACGTTACGAGTACAGCCTGTTTGGGTGAAGGTGTTAAAGAAGGTTTGGGGGCGATTGAGTTCATCGAGGGCGATGTCGCCGATGCGTCCGGTAGCGATCGCCACTAATATCTGCGTAATCCAATCGGGATGGGCTGGACAACCGGGAATATTGATGACTGGTAGCCCTGATTTGGTGCGGAAATCTTGACCCAAGAAACCGCCACCTTTGCGTTTGAGGAATTGCAAGCCTTGGGATTCGCTGGGGTTTGGTTCCATTGCGGGGATTCCTCCCCAGGTGGCGCAGTCTCCCACGGCGACGACAAAACTAGCGGCTTGGGCGAGGTCGGTTAGCCAATCTTTCATGGGGCGATCGGCAAAACGGTTCCATTCGCCTGTACCGTTGGGGGCGTTAACTACAGTGCCTTCAAAGACCAAAATGTCTAGAGGGATTTTGCCTAAGATGCAATCCCAAAGTAAGGTTTGTAAGTTGTCGCCTAGTTCCAGTCCTAAGGAAGGATGCCAAAGTACCTTGATCCCAAAATCAGCAATTAAATCGCATACTGTCGGTTCTTCGGCGTTGAGAAAAGACATGGTGTTGCCTGAACAAGCACCACCTTGCAGCCAGAGTACGTTAGTCATTGGCTATTAGTTTGTATATTGTTAGTTGTCAGTTGTCAGTTGTCAGTTGTTAGTTGTTAGTTGTTAGTTGTTAGTTGCCAGTTGTCAGTTATCAGTTGTTAGTTGTTTTGCCACTGACTACTGACAAAACTCTATCCTCTTGTGAGTGGAGTTTTATCAGGTGTGATGCAGGTGTTGACGCTTGTAGAGGTTCACCTGTTTATAAAGGTTTACTTTTCAGAATACAGTATTTTTTATCTGATTGAATATCATTAAATGAATTTAATTTTTGAGAATCGTTAAATCAAAATTATATTTGTTTTAATAGTAGTTTTTTAGACAGATTTTAATTGATAAATCTGCGGTTTTTATAACTCGATTTTTAGGCAAAAATACTGGGTTATTAGATGAGCTAATTTGATTGACAATCACACTCTAGAATTTATATATGTGGTGTTTTATATTTAAAAGTTAATGAGGCTTTTTCTATACTGCCAGTCAAGAGAGGAACGTAATAGCGAATGAATGAATTTTTTAGTAACTCTCATCTTCGTGAATTTCTGATCAATATGGTAACAAGTGATGTCACTTTCATCACGGGATTGTTTTGGTTAGTTGTAGCCACGCTTATATCAATGATTGGCGGCGCTATTGGTGGGATGGTATTGGCTGGGAAAGATATTGGCTATGGTTTTTCAGCCACAATTGGAGCATTGTTTGCGCCGGCGGGGGTAATTCCTGCTATTGTTTTGGGTCTGGGTTTACTAAGTTTCTTGAGTAATTATTAGGAGGTAATATGTTGGAATTAGGTTGGTTGTCGGCGAGGTTATTTTTGAAGGGTAAGCTACTACGTGACCCGATATATTTTATGAGGCAAACTCTGATAGGTAGTACTATCGGTTTGTTAGTGCTAGTGTTACTTGCTCAGGCGGAAATTCCTTTTTGTTTGCCAGTAACTATCTCTAGTTTAACTACAGGTATAATCATGCCATTTCTTCTCAAAGATTTCAAAATGAAGTGATTTGTTGTTTACTTGTCAAAGTAGGTTTGATTGTCAGCTTAGTATTGATTAATCACCAAACTGAAAAATAGAAACTGTTGCCTAGAGATTAGGGGCTGAAAAATATTGATTTTTCATCCCTTTTTGTCTGCAAACAAGCTGTATATTTACCTGAAAAATGGTGATATTTCCTGAAAGAAAATCCTAGTTTTACTACCTCACAATTGACTTTAAATGACACCCAGCATTACAGATTCAACAGTAAAAGCTGCATTGGCCGCCATTGCATCGGAGTCAGCGACAACTGAAGAGAAAATTCAGATGTTGATTGAATTGGCACAAGGTTTGCAGAAAAAACCTAAAACGCCTGGGGATTTATGGAATGCTGTTGAGTTATATCAGCAAGCAATTAAAATGTGCGGTGGGGATTATTCTTTATGGAAAGCCCGTTCTCAGGCGGGAATGGCTGGGGCGTTGAAGTCAATTCCTGATGTGGGGGCGGAATTGCTGCTACAAGCTAAAGCTGGTTATGAGGAAGCGTTACCAGTTCTGCGACAGTTGGCTGCGGCGGTGGAAGTTGCAGAAGCCCAGATGAATTTCGGGTTGGTGTTGCAGTCTTTAGTGCCTTTTAATTTGGCGAGGATAACCGATAGTATTGCTGCTTATCAGGAGGCGATGGGGGTATTTACAAGTCAGGATTATCCTCAAGAATACGCGATTTTGGCGAATAATGTTGCGATCGCCTACCTTTCTATGTCGGGGGGTGGAGAACAGCAAAATCTCTATGCAGGTTTGGCTGTACAGACCTTTGAGTCAGCACTCAAGCAAATTAACTTGATTGACCACCCCAGGGAATATGCCATGTTGCAAAATAACTTGGGTAATGCTTTGCAATATTTACCCAGTTCTCATCCTGTGGAAAATAATTTACGGGCGATCGCAGCCTATAATGAAGCATTAAAGGTACGTACTTGTCAAGGTACGCCTGTGGAGTATGCAAACACGATTGCCAACAAGGCTAATGCTTTATTTAATTTACCTGATGACCCGGAAAAGCCAGAGTTAGGTAATTCCCAAAATCTTTTACAAGCCCGTGCTTATTATCAAGAGGCTTGGGAAATATTTAGTCAATGTCAGCAAATGGAACAGGCGGAGGCGGTAGCCCAGGCGTTGCATGAAGTAGCAGCAGAAATTAGGATAAGCATGAGTAATGGCGACAAATAAACCATTTGTAGAGACGCGATTCATCGCGTCTTCTTCACCCAAAGATATGTTGCTAACAAATGACAAATTTAGAAGATTTGGTGACGGAAATTAGCCGCTATGAGGCGATTATCTCACAGTGGGATGAAACTCAGCGCGGGGTGGTGGTTGGGTTGAAAAGGGCGATTGAGGATTTACATCAGGAAGCTTTGAAGCGGTTGATTAAGAGTGTGAAACAGGAATGTTTGCCAGCTTTACAAAATGCGGTGCAGGATGAGGTGGTTTACGGAGTTCTACTTTATCATGGGTTGGTGAAACAGCCCCAACCGCCGCTTTTACAACGTGTGCAAGCTGCTTTGGAAGAGGTGCGTCCAGGGTTGAAAGACCATCATGGGGATGTGGAGTTAGTGGCGATTAAACCACCGGATACGGTAGAGGTGAGGTTTATCGGGACTTGTAGTAGTTGTCCGGCTTCTACTTTGACGTTATCCCAAGGGGTGGAACAGGCGATTAAGGCGCTGTGTCCAGAAATTGTGACGGTGATTGCGGTGAAGTAAAAAAATTAACAAATTACTATAAGACTTTGCAACCAGAATTAACAAAAACTCCTGCAAATTTCCCCCTTTCACCTCTAGGCGCGGTAGTAATTTTAGGTGATATTCCCAATCCAGAATTATTAGCGATTCCCTTAGCGCCTACTCCCAGCACAATGTTCGGCCCCCGTGGTGCTTGTTTGGTGGCGGAAACAGGGGCGTTATGGGTGTCAGATACGGGACATCATCGGTTGTTGGGTTGGCGTAAGTTACCTACAACAGATAGTCAACCGGCTGACTGGGTAATTGGACAACCAGATTTTTATCATGAGGGACAGAATGCTAAGGGTACGCCGGGTAGGACTACGGTGAGTGTACCGACGGGGATTTGTGTCTGTGGTGGAGGTTTGGCAATTGCTGATGCTTGGAATCACCGGGTTTTAATTTGGCACAAGATACCGGAAGATAGCAATGTGCCGGCGGATTTGGTGTTGGGACAAAGGAATTTTTCGGAGAATGAACCAAATCGGGGTAAGCAATCACCAGATGCAAATACTATGCACTGGCCTTATGGGGTTGCATATCATCAGGGAAAATTATTTGTGGCTGACACTGGTAATCGTCGGTTGTTGATTTGGCAGCAGTTACCAACAGAAAATGGACAACCGGCTGATATAGTTTTGGGACAGCCAGATATGATATCTCGGAATGAGAATGGTGGCGGTTCCCCCACGGCTGGGAGTATGCGCTGGTGTCATGATATTGCTTTTTGGGATGATAATTTAGTTGTCACCGATGCGGGTAATAATCGGGTGATGATTTGGCAGGGGATACCTACGGAAAATAATGCGCCTTGTGCGGTGGTGTTGGGGCAGAAAAGTTTTGATTTAGTGGAGATGAACCAAGGGGTTTATTTTCCCAGTGCTGGTAGTTTGAGTATGCCTTATGGGGTGGGGGCGACTGAGGATTGGTTAATGGTGGCGGATACTGCTAATTCTCGGTTGTTAGGATGGAGGAAACGAGAGTCAATATTATTATTGCAGGGTGCGATCGCTGATGGCATCATCGGCCAAAATTCTTTTCAAAGCAAAAGTGAAAATCGGCATTTTGGTTTACCTACAAGGGATAGTTTGAATTGGTGTTATGGGGTGAAGGTTTGCGGTAGTACGGCGGTAATATCTGATTCTGGGAATAATCGGGTTTTGTTGTGGCGCTTTTTGTAACGCAGCGAAAAGTTCTGAAGGAGGGTTTCCCTCCGTAGGAAACTTTTCAAGACAGAGGGGCGCTGAGGTAGGCGCGGAGGGGCGCGGAGAGGAGTTTTTATGGCGACTGAGGAAATTCGAGTGCGGGGAACTGTGCAGGGAGTGGGGTTTCGTCCCACTGTGTATCGTCTGGCGAAAGCTTGCGGGTTGCGGGGGGATGTTTGTAATGATGGGGAAGGGGTGTTAATTCGGGTATGTGGTGATGAAGGGGCTTTGACGGAGTTTGTCGCTAGATTGCAGCAGGAATGTCCACCACTGGCGAAAATTAATGAACTCATCAGGACACCATATCAAGGTGAGTTAAACTTCCATGATTTTGTCATTTCTCATAGTGTTAGTGGCGTGGTAAGAACGGAAATTACTCCTGATGCGGCTACTTGTCCGGAATGTCAGCGAGAAATTTTTGACCCCTTTAGCCGTTTTTACCGTTATCCCTTTACTAACTGTACTCATTGCGGCCCCCGGTTGAGTATTATTCGCGCCATTCCTTATGACAGATGTAATACCAGTATGTCTGCGTTTGTCATGTGTCCCGAATGTGAGGACTCATACCACGATGTGGAAAATCGCCGCTTTCACGCCCAACCTGTAGCCTGTCACACCTGCGGCCCCAAGGCTTGGCTAGAAAGGGCTGATGGTAAACCTGTGACGGCTTCTATGTTTTCTATGTTGGATGATGTGGATGCTGTTTGTACTTTGTTACAGAAGGGTGAAATTGTTGCTATTAAGGGAATTGGTGGTTTTCATTTAGCTTGTGATGCAACGCAAGAAGCGGCTGTGGAGAAATTGCGTCAACGTAAGCGAAGATATGATAAGCCTTTTGCTTTGATGGCACGGGATATTAATGTTATTGAAAAATATTGCTTTGTTAATGATAGGGAACGGGAGTTATTAGTTAGTCCTGCTGCACCAATTGTTTTGTTAGAAAAAAGGACAGAGGAAATAAGTTCTTTCCCTATCGCTTCCACTGTCGCACCTGGGCAAAATACCCTCGGTTTCATGCTACCTTATACGCCTTTGCATCATTTGATTCTCAAGCGGATGAATCGCCCGATTGTTTTGACAAGTGGCAATATTGCTGATGAACCACAATGTGTTGCTAATGATGAAGCAAAAGAAAAATTAAGTCATATAGCTGATTATTTTCTTTTACATAATCGGGAGATTGTGAATAGAGTTGATGATTCAGTTGTGCGGGTGATTGATAATAAAATTCAAATCATGCGTCGTGCTAGGGGCTATGCGCCAGCACCGATAAAATTACCACCAGGATTTGATAATATTCCCCAAATTCTAGCGATGGGTAGTGAGTTAAAAAATACCTTTTGTTTATTGAGGGAAGGCGAGGCAATTCTATCTCAACATTTGGGTGATTTAGAAAATGCTTTGGCGTTTGATTGTTATCAAGATACATTGAATTTATATCTAAATTTATTTCAACATCAACCAGAAGTAATTGCGGTTGATTTACATCCTGAATATCTCTCAACAAAACTTGGTAAAGAATTAGCCACAGCTAACCAAATTCAACTGCAATTTATTCAACATCATCATGCCCATATTGCTGCTTGTATGGCAGAAAATGGTATTCCTTTAGATTCGTCACCAGTTTTAGGTATTGCTTTTGACGGATTGGGTTATGGTACAGATGGTAAACTTTGGGGGGGAGAATTTCTTTTAGCTGATTATACTCAATTTCAACGCCTGGCTACATTTAAACCAGTGGCAATGATTGGTGGCAAACAAGCAATTTATCAGCCTTGGCGTAATACATACTCTCATTTACTAAGTGCCAATATTTGGGATGATTGCCAACAAAATTACAATAATTGGGAAATTATTAAATTTTTACAACAACAGCCGATAAATC comes from the Nostoc sp. PCC 7120 = FACHB-418 genome and includes:
- a CDS encoding NifU family protein, with translation MTNLEDLVTEISRYEAIISQWDETQRGVVVGLKRAIEDLHQEALKRLIKSVKQECLPALQNAVQDEVVYGVLLYHGLVKQPQPPLLQRVQAALEEVRPGLKDHHGDVELVAIKPPDTVEVRFIGTCSSCPASTLTLSQGVEQAIKALCPEIVTVIAVK
- the hypF gene encoding carbamoyltransferase HypF, giving the protein MATEEIRVRGTVQGVGFRPTVYRLAKACGLRGDVCNDGEGVLIRVCGDEGALTEFVARLQQECPPLAKINELIRTPYQGELNFHDFVISHSVSGVVRTEITPDAATCPECQREIFDPFSRFYRYPFTNCTHCGPRLSIIRAIPYDRCNTSMSAFVMCPECEDSYHDVENRRFHAQPVACHTCGPKAWLERADGKPVTASMFSMLDDVDAVCTLLQKGEIVAIKGIGGFHLACDATQEAAVEKLRQRKRRYDKPFALMARDINVIEKYCFVNDRERELLVSPAAPIVLLEKRTEEISSFPIASTVAPGQNTLGFMLPYTPLHHLILKRMNRPIVLTSGNIADEPQCVANDEAKEKLSHIADYFLLHNREIVNRVDDSVVRVIDNKIQIMRRARGYAPAPIKLPPGFDNIPQILAMGSELKNTFCLLREGEAILSQHLGDLENALAFDCYQDTLNLYLNLFQHQPEVIAVDLHPEYLSTKLGKELATANQIQLQFIQHHHAHIAACMAENGIPLDSSPVLGIAFDGLGYGTDGKLWGGEFLLADYTQFQRLATFKPVAMIGGKQAIYQPWRNTYSHLLSANIWDDCQQNYNNWEIIKFLQQQPINLLNQLVEKGINTPLASSVGRLFDAVAGAIGICSEKCSYEGQAAIALEAIADIHTLNNPKETAIYPFKFTFSDNIYCIDSCLMWPLLLDDLQQHTPQSVIAAKFHLSLSNVIVETVKYLGQQNLFNQVALTGGVFQNSILLQLVTKQLQNLGIKVLAHSVVPTNDGGLSLGQAIITAARLIKQ
- a CDS encoding hydrogenase small subunit, which gives rise to MTNVLWLQGGACSGNTMSFLNAEEPTVCDLIADFGIKVLWHPSLGLELGDNLQTLLWDCILGKIPLDILVFEGTVVNAPNGTGEWNRFADRPMKDWLTDLAQAASFVVAVGDCATWGGIPAMEPNPSESQGLQFLKRKGGGFLGQDFRTKSGLPVINIPGCPAHPDWITQILVAIATGRIGDIALDELNRPQTFFNTFTQTGCTRNVHFAYKATTAEFGQRKGCLFYDLGCRGPMTHSSCNRILWNRVSSKTRAGMPCLGCTEPEFPFFDLKPGTVFKTQTIMGVPKELPPGVSNKNYAVLTMVAKDTAPKWAEEDFFTV